The Natribaculum luteum genome contains the following window.
CCTGCCGGATCGTCGGCGTGCTGTTGACGGGTCCGATTTCGGTCAGATGTGTCTATTCGCGGTGACCGAGCGTCGATAAAATGGACAATTTCGGCGGCCGTGTCAATGTGCTCGCCGTCGTCGTACGCCTACGCTGGCGCTTCGTCGTCGGCGCCGGTCTCGTTGGTCGCCTCGGGACTGTCGCCGTTGGTTTCGGCGTTCTCGTCTTCGTCTTCGTCGTCGGCCTTCGCGTCTTCAGGGTTCTCGCTTTTGTCGCGGTCGGACGGTTTCTCACCGCCGGCACGGTCCTCGGCGTCGACGTCGTGGATCTCGACTTCGTCGCCCGTCCCGCTCTCGCTGATCACCGGCTTGAGGATGTACTTCCCGCTCTTTCCGGCCTTGTGGGGGGCGATGTCGTACACGAAGTCGATTTCGTCGCCAGCCCCGACGGTGAACGCCGTGTGGAGCTTTAGCTTCTGGCTCGGGAGTTTCACGTTCGTCTCGGTGCCGTCGGTCAGGATTCCTTCGGTGTCGCTCACGTAGATGAAGACCGTCTCGTACTCGCCTTCCGGCAGCTCGAACTCGTCGAGCGCGGTCGCGTTCGCGCCTTTGAGTTCGGTGAGGTCGACGGTCTTCTCGTCGACGTCGTACTCGATCCAGCGTTCGTCTGCAGCGCCGTCGGATTCGTCGGATTCACCCGGTTCACCGGATTCTTCCGCTCCGCTCGCCTCTCTGGTCTCGTTTTCGGGTTCTCCCTCGGACTCACCGTCTGTCTCGTTTTCGGGTTCTCCCTCGGACTCACCGTCTGTCTCGTTTTCGGGTTCTCCCTCGGACTCACCGTCTGTCTCGTTTTCGGGTTCTCCCTCGGACTCACCGTCTGTCTCGTTTTCGGGTTCTCCCTCGGACTCACCGTCTGTCTCGTTTTCGGGTTCTCCCTCGGACTCACCGTCTGTCTCGTTTTCGGGTTCTCCCTCGGGCTCTTCGTCGGTCTCGTTCTTGGACTCTGCTTCGGACTCACCGCCGGTTTCGTTCGCGTCCGTACGCTCGTCGGCCACGTCACCAGTTTTCTTGAATCCGACTTTCGTCACCGTCACGTTGAGGTGCTCGAAGTCGTCGATCTGGTTCGGTTCGTCGCTGACGTAGAACGTAGCCGTTCCACTGTCTCCGTCGATTGCACCGGTACTGTCGACTGGGTCAGTCGAGTCGTCGGTCGCCGGATCGCCACCGAACTCCCCGCCGACGCCACCGGCACAGCCGGCGACGGCGACGAGCGTGGCGACGACAAGCAACTGGATTGCGTTTCGATCCATACGCGACGACAGTCGTCACATCCTGAATAACGGTGGTGACTATTCATATCGATTTTAGAACGTTCAGATCGGCTGCAGTACCGTGATTAAACGGTTTATACCTCGAGTACTTGATTAGTAACTCTTTCGCTGGCGACGTGTCCTCGAGCGTCCCCCAGGGGGTGAACGTCCGGACTCGGCCGAGACGTGAACTGGTATCCACGTGTAACGCGTCGGGCGACTGGAGACGTACCCTGCCGACTGTGACGTCGACCGCAGACGGCAGATTGACGATTCCCGACGAGAAATCTCGAGTCATGACCACGCTGTCGATCACCGGCGGACAGGTCCTCACATCCGACCTGCGCGTCGAGCGTGCGGACGTACTGGTCGATCAGGACACCGGCGAGATCCTCGAGGTCGGCGAGGACCTCGCTGGCGACGACGTACTCGACGCCTCGAACTCGCTCGTCACGCCGGGGTTCGTCAACGGCCACAGCCACGTCGCGATGTCGCTGCTACGAGGCTACGCCGACGATAAACCCCTCGAGGCGTGGCTTCGCGAGGACATCTGGCCCGCCGAGGGCGAACTCACGGCCGAGGACGTCCGCGTCGGAACCGAACTCGGTGCCCTCGAGTTGATCAAGTCCGGGACGACGGCCTTCGCGGACATGTACTTCTTCGTACCGACGATGGCCGAGGTCGTCGAGGAGGCGGGGCTGCGCGCGCGTCTCGGCCACGGGGTCATCTCCGTCGGCAAGGACGAGCAAGCGGCCCGCGAGGACGCCCGGGAGGGACTCGCCGTCGCCGAAGAAATCGACGGCATGGCCGACGGCCGGATCTCGGCGGCCTTTATGCCCCACTCGCTGACGACCGTCGCCGGACAGTACTTCGAGGAGTTCGTCCCCGAGGCCCGCGACCTCGGCGTTCCGCTCCACTTTCACGCCAACGAGACGCGCGGCGAGGTGACGCCCATCGTCGAGGAACACGGCGTCCGTCCGCTCGCCTACGCCGCCGAGCACGGTCTGCTCGAGTCCGAGGACTTCATCGCCCACGGCGTCCACGTCGACGAGTCGGAGATCGGCCTGCTCGCCGAGAGCGGCGCGAGCGTGATCCACTGCCCAGCCTCGAACATGAAACTCGCCAGCGGTATGGCACCCGTCGAGCGCCTGCGTGAGGCGGGCGTCACGGTCGGCCTCGGAACCGACGGGCCGGCCTCGAACAACGACCTCTCGATGCTCGACGAGGCTCGCGACGCCGCCATGATCGGGAAACTCGCGGCCGACGACGCCAGCGCGGTGCCCGCCGAGGCCGTCGTCGAGATGCTGACGAGCGACAGCGCGGCGGCGATCGGCCTCGAGACCGGTCGTCTCGAGGAAGGTGCACCCGCGGACCTGGCAGTGATCGACCTCGAGAAGCCCCACCTGACACCGCCACACGACCTCGTCAGTCACCTGGTTTACGCTGCGGCGGCGGCGGACGTCCGCCACACCGTCTGTGACGGGCAGGTCCTGATGCGTGACCGCGAGGTCCTGACCGTAGACGAGACGGCGGTCCGCGAGCGGGCGACCGAGCACGCCGAGGCGCTGATCGCTCGAGCCGACAGCTGACCGTCAGTCTCGTTGAACGTTCAGATACGTCGATAAACGCTCAAAACGATTCTGCTGTCGTTATCATCGATCGCGAACGGGTCGAACTGCCGTCGGGGTTTATTCCGTTCTTCCTGAATGTCTCGATCGTAATGAATCGAAATCGAACTATCGTGGCGGCGCTGGTCGCCGTCATGGTACTCTCCGTCCTCGCGCCGCTGGGAACGGTGGCCGCGGAGGGAGACTCGTCGACAGCCGACGAACTGTCGATCGACGTCTCCCAGGAGGAGGACGTGACCGTCACGGTCACGGCAAACGGTAGTACAG
Protein-coding sequences here:
- a CDS encoding amidohydrolase, encoding MTTLSITGGQVLTSDLRVERADVLVDQDTGEILEVGEDLAGDDVLDASNSLVTPGFVNGHSHVAMSLLRGYADDKPLEAWLREDIWPAEGELTAEDVRVGTELGALELIKSGTTAFADMYFFVPTMAEVVEEAGLRARLGHGVISVGKDEQAAREDAREGLAVAEEIDGMADGRISAAFMPHSLTTVAGQYFEEFVPEARDLGVPLHFHANETRGEVTPIVEEHGVRPLAYAAEHGLLESEDFIAHGVHVDESEIGLLAESGASVIHCPASNMKLASGMAPVERLREAGVTVGLGTDGPASNNDLSMLDEARDAAMIGKLAADDASAVPAEAVVEMLTSDSAAAIGLETGRLEEGAPADLAVIDLEKPHLTPPHDLVSHLVYAAAAADVRHTVCDGQVLMRDREVLTVDETAVRERATEHAEALIARADS
- a CDS encoding DUF4382 domain-containing protein, which encodes MDRNAIQLLVVATLVAVAGCAGGVGGEFGGDPATDDSTDPVDSTGAIDGDSGTATFYVSDEPNQIDDFEHLNVTVTKVGFKKTGDVADERTDANETGGESEAESKNETDEEPEGEPENETDGESEGEPENETDGESEGEPENETDGESEGEPENETDGESEGEPENETDGESEGEPENETDGESEGEPENETREASGAEESGEPGESDESDGAADERWIEYDVDEKTVDLTELKGANATALDEFELPEGEYETVFIYVSDTEGILTDGTETNVKLPSQKLKLHTAFTVGAGDEIDFVYDIAPHKAGKSGKYILKPVISESGTGDEVEIHDVDAEDRAGGEKPSDRDKSENPEDAKADDEDEDENAETNGDSPEATNETGADDEAPA